One Aquarana catesbeiana isolate 2022-GZ linkage group LG11, ASM4218655v1, whole genome shotgun sequence genomic window carries:
- the LOC141112997 gene encoding uncharacterized protein encodes MAIQAIIKAGTGAWLSKADISDAFKLLPIHPSLWCWHGIKWKEAYYFATKLTFGSKSSPWLFDTFAQSLGWILLHKGQCHEVIHYLDDFLLIEPPSKPPGDLDKLRVIFGNLNVPIAEHKVDGPANSITFLGVSLDTCAMQASLPLDKLSRIRAVLHEFTHTKDCTKKQLQSLLGMLNFAMRIIPQGRTFVSRLLRFLSETQDPDQILNLDSAAIADLSMWEEFLSAWNGISLFIPIVSVHSPQVVTDAAASTGFAAIFGHHWFSGPWPQQILLIPGFSQTSALFELYPIVAAAQLWGHHWTGQTVVFSTDNQATADIINKGRSKSLAVMSFLRRLVQLSLQHQFNIHCAFIPGRYNSAADALSRFNYSSFFNQVPDADPMSAPIPVWSQLTLD; translated from the coding sequence atggcaatacaagcgatcatcaaagcaggcacaggcgcctggctctccaaagccgacatctcggatgccttcaagctcctgcccatccacccatccctttggtgctggcatggcatcaagtggaaggaagcatattattttgctacaaagctcaccttcggttcgaagagtagcccgtggctcttcgacacgttcgcccagtccctcggttggatactattacacaagggtcaatgccatgaagtcatccattatctagatgacttcctactgatagaaccacccagcaagcccccaggagatctcgacaaacttagggtaatttttggaaacctcaatgttcctattgccgagcacaaagtcgatggcccagcaaatagcatcacttttctcggggtcagcttggatacctgcgcaatgcaagccagtctccccctcgacaaactatcacgcattagggcagtccttcacgagtttacacacaccaaggactgtaccaaaaaacagttgcagtccctcctgggtatgctcaacttcgctatgcgaattattccacaaggccgcacatttgtatcacgcctactcagatttctgtcggaaactcaagaccctgatcagattctgaatttagactccgcagccatagcggacctgtccatgtgggaggaattcttgtccgcctggaatggcatatctctattcatacctatagtttcggtccattcaccccaggtggtaacggacgccgcagcctccacaggtttcgcggcaatttttggccatcattggttttcaggaccctggcctcaacagatactattgatacccggcttttcccaaacatctgccctctttgagctttaccccatagtggcagccgcacaactctggggccaccactggacaggacaaactgtagtctttagcaccgacaaccaggccacggcagacatcatcaacaaaggcaggtccaagtccctagcagtcatgtccttcctgcgcaggttggtacaactgtctttacaacatcagttcaatatacactgtgcatttattcccggtaGATACAattcagcagctgacgcactgtcacgtttcaattattcctcctttttcaatcaggttcccgatgccgatccaatgtcggcccctatccctgtctggtcacaactgaccctggactag